From the genome of Zingiber officinale cultivar Zhangliang unplaced genomic scaffold, Zo_v1.1 ctg177, whole genome shotgun sequence, one region includes:
- the LOC122036578 gene encoding 50S ribosomal protein L35, chloroplastic-like — protein sequence MAASSSFCFLRLSPFSPPPFRFANGFRLSQSTPAISLQRRLSSFAAVSGSPLLLQAGPFPATYASSSGRPAAFAVFAAKGYKMKTHKASAKRFRVTGRGKIVRRRAGKQHLLRKKNTKRKLRLSKMHPVNRSDYDNVIGALPYLKVNRKAT from the exons ATGGCCGCATCATCTTCCTTCTGCTTCCTGAGGCTGTCTCCTTTCTCTCCGCCTCCCTTCCGCTTCGCCAATGGCTTCCGCCTCTCACAGTCTACTCCCGCCATCTCCCTTCAGCGCAGGCTCAGCTCCTTCGCCGCCGTTTCCGGTTCCCCTCTTCTACTCCAAGCAGGGCCCTTTCCGGCGACTTACGCTTCCTCATCCGGTAGGCCTGCAGCATTCGCCGTTTTCGCCGCCAAGGGCTATAAGATGAAGACCCACAAG GCTTCGGCGAAGAGATTTCGGGTGACTGGAAGAGGGAAGATTGTGAGGAGAAGGGCCGGGAAGCAGCACTTGCTGCGGAAGAAGAACACCAAGAGGAAGCTTCGACTTTCCAAAATG CATCCAGTTAACAGAAGCGACTACGACAATGTGATCGGTGCGCTGCCATACCTCAAAGTGAACCGAAAGGCAACTTGA